One genomic window of Diospyros lotus cultivar Yz01 chromosome 8, ASM1463336v1, whole genome shotgun sequence includes the following:
- the LOC127808974 gene encoding geranylgeranyl pyrophosphate synthase, chloroplastic-like, translated as MIRSMNLVDSWVQTCSMLNQPNRYGSLASSIYNPIRTRSSCPKCLLSIGQGRRCSSVAVVSAILTREETESPKQETAQFDFKAYMVQKANSVNKALDEAVSLREPPTIHEAMRYSLLAGGKRVRPMLCIAACELVGGHQSQAMPAACAVEMIHTMSLIHDDLPCMDNDDLRRGKPTNHKIFGEDIAVLAGDSLLAFAFEHIATATAGVSPRRILAAVGELAKSIGAEGLVAGQVVDLASAGLPDVGIDQLEFIHVHKTAALLEASVVLGAILGGGDADEVEKLRKFARCIGLLFQVVDDILDVTKSSKELGKTARKDLAADKTTYPKLMGLEKSREFAEKLNREAKDQLAGFDRDIAAPLVALANYIAYRQN; from the coding sequence atgattaGGTCGATGAATCTGGTGGATTCTTGGGTCCAAACCTGTTCGATGCTTAACCAGCCGAATCGCTACGGGTCTTTGGCCAGTTCGATATACAATCCGATCAGGACCAGATCCAGTTGCCCCAAGTGCTTGCTCTCGATCGGGCAAGGCCGGCGTTGTTCTTCTGTGGCCGTCGTTTCTGCGATTCTCACCCGAGAAGAGACGGAGAGCCCGAAACAGGAGACGGCTCAGTTCGATTTCAAGGCTTATATGGTTCAGAAGGCTAATTCCGTAAATAAAGCCCTAGACGAGGCCGTTTCGCTGAGGGAGCCGCCCACCATCCACGAAGCCATGCGGTACTCGCTCCTCGCCGGCGGGAAGCGTGTCCGGCCGATGCTCTGCATCGCCGCCTGCGAGCTCGTCGGCGGCCACCAGTCGCAGGCAATGCCGGCGGCCTGCGCCGTCGAGATGATCCACACCATGTCGCTGATCCATGACGACCTCCCCTGTATGGACAACGACGACCTCCGCCGCGGGAAGCCGACTAACCACAAGATATTCGGGGAAGACATCGCCGTCCTGGCCGGCGACTCCCTCCTGGCCTTCGCCTTCGAGCACATCGCCACCGCCACTGCCGGCGTCTCCCCGCGCCGAATCCTGGCCGCCGTTGGCGAGTTAGCCAAGTCCATCGGCGCCGAGGGGCTCGTCGCCGGCCAAGTCGTGGATCTCGCTTCGGCCGGCTTGCCCGACGTCGGCATCGACCAGCTTGAGTTCATCCACGTGCATAAAACCGCGGCTTTGCTGGAGGCTTCCGTCGTGCTCGGCGCTATCCTGGGCGGCGGCGACGCCGACGAAGTTGAGAAGCTGAGAAAGTTTGCTCGATGTATCGGTTTGCTATTTCAGGTGGTCGACGACATTCTTGACGTGACGAAATCATCAAAGGAGTTGGGGAAAACGGCGAGAAAGGATTTGGCCGCCGATAAGACCACTTACCCGAAGCTGATGGGTCTGGAGAAATCGAGAGAATTCGCAGAGAAGCTAAACAGAGAGGCCAAAGATCAGCTTGCCGGATTTGATCGGGACATTGCAGCGCCGCTGGTGGCGCTGGCAAATTACATTGCTTACCGGCAAAATTAA
- the LOC127808807 gene encoding protein BRASSINAZOLE-RESISTANT 1 has translation MMWEGGSAASSSSAAEAAAAAAAAAAGGGGGGGARRKPSWRERENNRRRERRRRAIAAKIYTGLRAQGNYNLPKHCDNNEVLKALCLEAGWVVEPDGTTYRKGCKPSPAEIGGTSINITPCSSQRPSPPSSSFPSPIPSYQPSPSSSSFPSPSRLDGSASSQMFAFLRNAIPSSLPPLRISNSAPVTPPLSSPTSRLPKQKPIWESFAKESMVSLNNHPFFAASAPASPTRCQRFTPATIPECDESDASTVDSGQWMSFRTFAPALVPTSPTFNLVRPVAQQASPNDAMMAKGKGPEFEFENILVKPWEGESIHEVGLDDLELTLGSGKTRN, from the exons ATGATGTGGGAGGGGGGATCAGCTGCGTCATCATCCTCGGCCGCAGAAGCTGCTgctgcggctgcggctgctgctgctggcggtggaggaggaggaggagcgaGGAGGAAGCCGTCGTGGAGGGAGAGGGAGAACAACCGGAGGAGGGAGAGGCGCCGGAGGGCCATCGCCGCCAAGATATACACCGGATTGAGGGCTCAGGGCAACTACAACCTCCCCAAGCACTGCGACAACAACGAGGTCCTAAAAGCTCTCTGCCTTGAAGCCGGCTGGGTAGTCGAACCAGACGGCACCACCTACCgcaag GGATGCAAACCATCTCCAGCTGAGATTGGAGGCACTTCGATCAACATAACCCCTTGCTCTTCCCAAAGACCTAGTCCACCATCTTCATCCTTCCCAAGCCCAATTCCATCTTACCAACCCAGTCCGTCATCCTCTTCCTTCCCGAGTCCATCTCGTCTTGATGGCAGCGCATCTTCTCAGATGTTTGCTTTTCTGCGTAATGCCATCCCATCGTCTCTCCCTCCTCTCCGGATCTCAAACAGTGCCCCTGTGACCCCTCCCCTGTCATCTCCAACTTCTAGACTTCCCAAGCAAAAACCTATTTGGGAGTCATTTGCTAAAGAATCTATGGTCTCCTTGAACAATCACCCTTTCTTTGCTGCTTCTGCCCCAGCAAGCCCTACTCGATGTCAGCGTTTCACTCCGGCTACCATACCCGAATGTGATGAGTCTGATGCCTCTACTGTCGATTCGGGTCAATGGATGAGCTTCCGTACTTTTGCTCCAGCTTTGGTCCCAACCTCGCCAACCTTCAATCTTGTGAGACCTGTGGCTCAGCAAGCATCTCCTAATGATGCAATGATGGCAAAGGGCAAGGGCCCGGAATTTGAGTTTGAGAACATCCTGGTGAAGCCGTGGGAAGGGGAGAGCATTCACGAGGTGGGATTGGACGATCTGGAGCTTACCCTTGGAAGTGGTAAGACTCGAAATTAG